The Triticum aestivum cultivar Chinese Spring chromosome 3A, IWGSC CS RefSeq v2.1, whole genome shotgun sequence genome includes a region encoding these proteins:
- the LOC123061272 gene encoding V-type proton ATPase subunit F has translation MAGRSNIPANNSALIAIIADEDTVTGFLMAGVGNVDLRKKTNYLLVDNKTTVKQIEDAFKEFTAREDIAIVLISQYIANMIRFLVDSYNKPIPAILEIPSKDHPYDPASDSVLSRVKYLFSADSVASDRR, from the exons ATGGCGGGGAGGTCCAATATCCCGGCGAACAACTCCGCCCTCATCGCCATCATCGCCGATGAG GACACTGTCACTGGGTTTTTGATGGCTGGGGTTGGCAATGTTGATCTGCGCAAGAAAACAAATTACCTTCTTGTAGATAACA AAACGACAGTGAAACAGATTGAAGATGCATTTAAAGAGTTTACTGCAAGGGAGGATATTGCTATTGTGCTCATCAGCCAATAT ATTgcaaacatgattaggtttctggTGGATAGCTACAACAAGCCAATCCCTGCGATATTGGAAATTCCATCCAAGGACCATCCATATGATCCAGCGAGTGACTCGGTCCTTTCTCGTGTGAAGTATCTGTTTTCTGCTGACTCGGTTGCTTCTGATAGGCGTTGA